A segment of the Arachis hypogaea cultivar Tifrunner chromosome 5, arahy.Tifrunner.gnm2.J5K5, whole genome shotgun sequence genome:
TGTGTAATCGTGGAAGAAAACAATTTTTGGTAATCATGGAATGAATAAGAATAATATTCCAAAAAATACATGTAATTGgataatttgttttttaaaaaatacagcaATGTTCCAAAAAAATAAGAGATGAATTAAATTATGCAAAATACAGTGatagataaaataatatttttgatgagagaaaaaattgAGTGAAATTATCATGGAATCGAACTATTTAAATGCATATAAAATTTGTATTCATTTGTTTATTGTATATTATATGAATGAATTATTTGTGGGGTAaagttgaatttttttaatgtattataAAATGAATAATTGAAAATAATATAGAGTTCTTTAATATTATGCAATATTTTCGTATTCAGGATAAATTTAATCGATCATCAATAAGTGAAAAAAATCACTCtgaataatttgaataaaaaatatatctcttCAAACTTTAAATTAAAGTACTATGATTTCTGTTGGTTATATTATTAAAGGAATTATTAAATTGACAAGTTCATATGAAATAATTAGCGTTGATTTATACGGTTTTgaaaattgtataattaaaagtagtttaattattttattagtttctataattttatcaaatttataattaaatatttataatttttaatttagtctttatactgtttttaattttgtaattagattatttttatgttaaaaatattaaaattaataaaatatttttttttaaaaaatatgtaattaaagaTCTGATTAAGTTCTTAACTATGAATACTTTTAATTTACGAATACCTTTATAACAATCAAATTATAAacacagaataattaaactattaaaatttaaagaaatatacaATAGAATAAAAGATTTGAGACAACACATACTCTCAATTTATATggaatttatgtttaaaatgaaattaagatttaaaatttaaatatttttagtctaATTCAAGAATCgtaattcaaaccataaattttgtgaaactcataatttaaaattaaaaatgtagttagttttaaattaaaataggggatattattaaaatttttttgtcagtattttcaattatattttataatgaagatataataataaagaaatgtaaatattttaaacacaaattatatttgtaacaaaaccaaaatttcaaagtgaaaataagtaaataacgtATTTCtgagaatattttttttgaaataatatatGAGTCTATGGTGATCACTTAGCCACAAGCCACACACTAACACCCGTTTTAAGTCACTAGGAATTAGAGCTGCTCTTTGTTGACATTTTGTCTCTGCAACTAAGGTTATTTTTGTCCTCTCAACATCTATGTAAATGGGCTAACTTTTCGCACCATCAATACCATATTCCGCTTTTTTCCTCCAGTATATGTGATCATTTTCCAAAAGTATAAAGGGAAGTTTTGTGGTACTTACCAACATAATCATCATGTCATGTGGACTGTATGTATCCCTGTTGGAATGTGACGCGTGGTTGTGGATAGTGGTCAAATGCATTGTGTTTATGCGGTAACCATAAGGGAGCGTCATCGTAGTTTCGTTTTCTGTTTGTGCTAAATTTGTTAATTAGGGTAAATGAAGTGTTTATATTAAGTAATAGTTTGGGCGGGTTCAGTGTCTGTGTTATTGGGCCATGGGTTTGGGGTTCCAGTAGTTGGATTTTTGGCATTTTGAGTTGTAATACTAATTTAGTCTGGTAGTATTAcaacaaaaaataatgaaaatgacTTTTTtgtatagttgtcagaaccgaaccggtgatcaaACCGGTCAaattactggtttattggttcaaccgataaattaCTAGTTAAACCAATAAAACcggtctcacgtaaatataaaatataaaatagttaaaaacttaaacttaaaattaaaatttgaaatacatatcttcactaacattttatgaagaatcaagtctcaacttctaaaaataactaatataaaaaaaaaccataaaatttatcagtaatactacaatagtatcttaatttgacacaataaaaaaataattaattcacaaagcctatcatctaattataatgtcaatagattttaacactaatatcaaaacaaataaccttaatcacaatattagtattgaaatagatcaagtaaattaatatattttcagtaaaaattatatttatattaataatggtatataattaaaacataattaatttgaaaaatagaaaaaataaaaattaaattaaattagatatttatgtatactatataattaatatttgtcaTATTTAGTAATAAGAAGCGTAATGGTTGAGTGGCAAGTGGAGGTTGTTTTTGCTCAAAGGTTCTTGGTTCATGTACCGGTTCACACCGGTTTTCTTTCTTAAACGGTCCAAAGAGTAAACCGAGCCGGATTAGGGTCCAATTCACCAGTTTTAATGGCTGAGTGGCAAGTGGAGGTTGTTTTTGCTCAGAGGTTCTTGGTTCGAGACTTGgtggagacattttaaaaaatttttcaagttgACCGGTTCGATTAGACCGGTTTGCAACCGTTGTCGATTTTAACCGATTTGATCCGGTTTACACCGGTTTTTTCCTTAAACAGTCCAAAGATTAAACCGAACCAAATTAGAGTTCAATTCACCAATTTTTCGGTCGAACCAGCCAGTCCGGTTCGATTTTTATAACTATGCTTTCCGGTTCAAAGGTCTTTTTGCATTTTGTTTAGAAAAAGAAGACCCAACTTCTCGTCCTCAGTCACCtgaaaccccccccccccccccccgccaGCCCCGTTCCTGATTCCCCAGTCTCAGTGTTATTTCTCCCCAAAACACAACCCTAGCCTCAGCGCGCCGCCGTTGATGTGACCGTTGCCGCCTGTTTCGTCCTGGTCAGTTGCCAATCCTCGTGTTTCGTCGTGCTCGAAGGCCCTTCCATTCCCCCAACGCCAGGGTCTCCAGGTCATGCTCCGCCGTCGTCCCTCTGTCGTGTGCGTCGCCAGCTCCCCGTCGTTCGTCGCCTGCTCGGCAGTGATCGTCGCCAGCTTCCCGTCGTCTGTGGCTCTCCCTCAAATCTTTGGCTACGGCGCGCCGCGGGTGGAGGCAGTGATGGCAGCGAAGCCACAACTTCTCTCGCTTCCAGATCCGAAGAACAACGGCGTTTGCATTGGAAGGAAGAATCTCTCGGCAGCCATGGCCCATGGGAGAGTTTGAGTTCGTTACAAGAACCTCTGGGTTACGATAGGGAATCGGGTTCTGGTTCGAGTGGGTTGGGTATTGGGGGTTCGGGTAGGTTTCATGGGCTTAGcccaagacaaaaaaaaaaaaccgtccTGCACTGAACTCGGCTCCACACCCGCAACACGACAAAACTTGTTACTTCAACCGGGTCGTACATGGTATACTCATTGCATTGGGGTAGAGGCTCATTGGCTCAGCTACCACCGGCAGGCGGCAGTCAACTGGTTTAAAGCTAATCTGTGGTCTCCCTTCCAActccaattccaattccaattTCGTAGCCATGGCTGCCTCTTCCTTTACCGCTTCTACCATCCCACACCCTTACCCCTTCGCTACTACCACCAAATCTAGTCATCTTCTTccactttcttgttctttcccTCGCAATCCTACCCCACTTCCTTCCTTCCGTCTCCGAGCATCATCCACTACAGTCTCTGCCTCCGCGGTTTCCACCAAAATCGAGGATTCCAGAGTGTCCGGCACTCCGTCGAAGGCTCTGCCGTTCCGGGTGGGACACGGCTTTGACCTCCATCGGTTGGAGCCTGGTTACCCCTTAATCATCGGTGGAATCAACATCCCCCACGACAGAGGCTGCGAGGCTCATTCCGATGGTAAAATCTCCGATTCCAACAATTCTCTTAATATCATTATGTTCTGATTCTGATTAGTATTATGTTGTGTGCCAAAAAAGGGGATGTTCTGCTTCACTGTGTGGTGGATGCCATTTTAGGGGCTTTAGGTCTTCCTGATATCGGCCAGATATTCCCCGATTCTGATCCCAAATGGAAGGGCTGTGCCTCCTCTGTCTTCATCCAAGAATCTGTCAGTTTCTTCTACTCTTTATATATTAATCAAAATCTCATGCTTAGTTTAACTGATTCCGTTTAATTATGTTATTAATCATTCTGAAATATGGAAAGagcttaaattaatcaaattaggttTCACGATGGGTTTCTTCTTTGTTTATTACAGGTGAGGCTAATGCATGAGGCAGGTTATGAGATTGGGAATTTGGATGCTACATTGATTCTTCAGAGGCCTAAGCTAAGTCCACATAAGGATACCATCAAGGCCAATTTATCTGCACTGCTTGGAGTTGACCCTTCTGTGGTGAATATCAAagcaaaaactcatgaaaaagtGGACAGCCTTGGAGAAAACAGAAGCATTGCTGCTCACACCGTGGTTCTTCTCATGAGGAAATAATAACAAATCCACTATACAATTTATCAAACTTACTGTAAATGTTTGTTATAAATTCTGCTTAGTCCGTACTCCTCATAGTGATCTCAAGTAATGAATTATACAATGGCTGCTCAGTTTTCATTTAATTTAGCGCAAGGGGCGACTTGGTAAGATTTGGATGCTGTCCTGTGCAACTCTGTATTggttaaaacatttaaaataaagcATTGTCAAATGCGTTCGTTAGTCCTCAATCTTCACCATTATTTTAGTGGTTATATATTTGGTCGTATTGGAATTAGTCCCGGATCAGTTTATTGCTACTCTCAGTTTATTTACCTTCGTTTTTACAACGCAGCTTGTATGTCATACTAAACCTTCTTTTGTTATCAAtcaaatacataaaataaaacgAAAGTGAATTTGCACAAATAGAAatccgatatatatatatatatatatatatatatatatatatatatatatatatatatataagatcatTCTGTAACTATATAGTGAATATGATATTTTAAAAAGTGGGGTTAAAATTAaacgaatattttttttattatttagcagtattttttaaaaattatggctaaaaaatgttatcaaaatctaaaaaatattaattttaacacCATTTTATAGTCACTGTAATTATTGTAAGTATAGatatattagaattatatatatattaagtccAAAATTTTTAGGTGACAAAGTAGTGAAACCAAAATTACTCATAGAAGCCCACAAATAAGGGAGGTCCGAGGTCCAAGATATAGAATCTCGATATTCCTTAGGCATTCATAATGAGCACAGAAAAATGGTTTTAAATACCAGAAAACTTCCTAGGAATAAGGGTAATTGTTTTATAAAGGAGACAAGTGAATTGAAGAAGGTAAATCTGATTTTTCATAACCACATCCACATGATACAAAAGCTAATTTAACTATCAGTGTGTCTTTGTTagtattttatgaattttaatatttcattaaaatcggaataataaaaatactccTAACAGATAGATagttatataataattattgatcAACCGTCAACACGATAGGTAGATATAGTATTGGATATAAAAATCACTTTGTTAATTTGCAAaacaaattaactattaaattaattattatatatttacgttgtttaatttattttaatatatacttacgttgtttaattttttgtatgaatATATTTCACATATATAACATTGAATGATAGAAGTTGAATTGCAAAATGCAagcattaaaaagaaatttgaacaaCAAACATGATGAAAAGATGGAAATTAAAGCTTACTATATATGCAGGACTTTGACGGAGTACGCTTCTACTTTCTACGTTCTAAATTTCCCGGCGGTTTTTGAATCACCCCATCCTCATCCTCATTCTCCCAAGTaacgttgtttttttttttttttaattaaagatggAAAAATTTGAATCCATAATCTAAAAAgtgagtataaaaaaattatactatttgagttataatttattaGCTAACAAATAATATTTAGTATCTCACTTTTTTGTTTCTCCGTTTTATTTGGAAGCAATAATATATCATTATAatgtttcaaaaaatattattgagttaaaaaattaactaaat
Coding sequences within it:
- the LOC112801453 gene encoding 2-C-methyl-D-erythritol 2,4-cyclodiphosphate synthase, chloroplastic, which gives rise to MAASSFTASTIPHPYPFATTTKSSHLLPLSCSFPRNPTPLPSFRLRASSTTVSASAVSTKIEDSRVSGTPSKALPFRVGHGFDLHRLEPGYPLIIGGINIPHDRGCEAHSDGDVLLHCVVDAILGALGLPDIGQIFPDSDPKWKGCASSVFIQESVRLMHEAGYEIGNLDATLILQRPKLSPHKDTIKANLSALLGVDPSVVNIKAKTHEKVDSLGENRSIAAHTVVLLMRK